CGGCCCCCGGTGGCGGCGCGTGCGCTTGTGAAGGCGCGAGTCTCTTCGCTACATTGCCACTCATGAGTGCAATGTCCCGCCCGTCGCCGATCATCGCCCCCAGCCTGCTTGCCGCCGATTTCGGACGCCTTCGCGAAGAGGTCGCCGCGGTGGAGCGTGCCGGGGCGCACTGGCTTCATCTCGACGTGATGGACGGCCATTTCGTGCCGAACATCAGTTTCGGCGCGCTGGTTCTCAATGCGCTCCGTCCGCACACGCGCCTCGCCTTCGACGTTCACCTGATGATCGCCCCGGCCGATCCGTATCTGGCCGATTTCGCGAAGGCCGGCGCGGATCAGATCACTGTCCATGCCGAGGCCGGGCCGCATTTGCACCGCTCGCTGCAGACGATCCGCGCCCTCGGCCTGAAGGCCGGCGTCGCCATCAACCCCGCGACCCCGGCCGAGGCGGTGCGGCATGTGCTCGACCTCATCGACATCATCAACGTGATGACCGTCAATCCCGGCTTCGGCGGCCAGTCGTTCCTCGCCGGCCAGTTGCCCAAGATCGCCGAACTACGCCGCATGGTCACTGAAGCCGGGCGCGACATCCGCATCGAGACGGATGGCGGCATCGATGCCGCCTCGGCGCCTCGCGCGCTCGAAGCGGGCGCCGATGTCCTCATTGCCGGCAGCGCGATCTTCGGCAAGCCGGACTATGCCGCGGCCATCGCCGCACTAGGAACGGGCGATTGAAGCGGAGGGAATGATGCGCGGCGCGAGACAATGGGTTGCCCGGCTCGCCGCCCTCCGCGGTGGCAACGTTCCCGATGCCCCTTCGGTCGCCCTGCGAGATCCCTGGCCCGGCGAGCCTGCCCGCGGCGCGCGCATCATCAAGGGGGAAATCGAATACCAGAACGTCGTACGGCCGCTCCGGCCCGGCCTC
This genomic interval from Acidiphilium multivorum AIU301 contains the following:
- the rpe gene encoding ribulose-phosphate 3-epimerase — protein: MSRPSPIIAPSLLAADFGRLREEVAAVERAGAHWLHLDVMDGHFVPNISFGALVLNALRPHTRLAFDVHLMIAPADPYLADFAKAGADQITVHAEAGPHLHRSLQTIRALGLKAGVAINPATPAEAVRHVLDLIDIINVMTVNPGFGGQSFLAGQLPKIAELRRMVTEAGRDIRIETDGGIDAASAPRALEAGADVLIAGSAIFGKPDYAAAIAALGTGD